In a single window of the Azospirillum sp. B510 genome:
- a CDS encoding sigma-54-dependent transcriptional regulator, giving the protein MSDAATAALKVLIVEDDPNVSLGCRQALELEDIPAEAVDSAEKARRLVAEGFPGIVVTDIRLPGMDGMALLAELLAADPALPVVLMTGHGDVSMAVQAMKLGAHDFIEKPFSPDYLVEVVRRALDKRRLTLEVRELRARLQNRDSIEARLIGGSSQMARVRRLIGDLAGSAADVLIHGETGSGKELAARCLHEASPRRAGNFVAINCGGLPESLIDSEIFGHEAGAFTGAGKRRIGKVEHANGGTLFLDEIESMPMPVQIKFLRVLQERTLERLGSNTPIHVDCRVIAATKVDLRELADRGQFRADLYYRLNVANLPLPPLRDRREDIPLLFERFALQAAARHGRPVPPPDAERMRRLMAHDWPGNVRELHNVADRCVLGIEQGFPPFATAHPAADRPLAEAVEAFERALIADTLRRTGHSLARAAEELRIAKTTLHDKIRKYGLS; this is encoded by the coding sequence ATGTCCGACGCCGCCACCGCCGCCCTCAAGGTCCTGATCGTCGAGGATGATCCGAATGTCAGCCTGGGGTGCCGGCAGGCGCTGGAGCTGGAGGACATCCCGGCCGAGGCGGTGGACAGCGCCGAGAAGGCGCGGCGGCTGGTGGCGGAGGGTTTCCCCGGCATCGTCGTCACCGACATCCGCCTGCCGGGCATGGACGGGATGGCTCTGCTGGCCGAACTGCTGGCCGCCGACCCGGCTCTGCCGGTGGTGCTGATGACCGGCCATGGCGACGTGTCGATGGCGGTGCAGGCGATGAAGCTGGGCGCCCATGACTTCATCGAGAAGCCCTTCTCCCCCGACTATCTGGTCGAGGTGGTGCGCCGGGCGCTGGACAAGCGGCGGCTGACGCTGGAGGTGCGCGAACTGCGCGCCCGGTTGCAGAACCGCGACAGCATCGAGGCCCGGCTGATCGGCGGATCGTCGCAGATGGCGCGGGTGCGCCGGCTGATCGGCGATCTCGCCGGCTCGGCCGCCGACGTGCTGATCCATGGCGAGACCGGTTCCGGCAAGGAGCTGGCGGCGCGCTGCCTGCACGAGGCCAGCCCGCGCCGCGCCGGCAATTTCGTCGCCATCAATTGCGGCGGCCTGCCGGAAAGCCTGATCGACAGCGAGATCTTCGGCCATGAGGCCGGCGCCTTCACCGGAGCCGGCAAGCGCCGCATCGGCAAGGTGGAGCATGCCAACGGCGGCACCCTGTTCCTCGACGAGATCGAGAGCATGCCGATGCCGGTGCAGATCAAGTTCCTGCGGGTGCTTCAGGAGCGCACACTGGAGCGGTTGGGCTCCAACACGCCGATCCATGTCGATTGCCGGGTGATCGCCGCGACGAAGGTCGATCTGCGCGAACTGGCCGACCGCGGCCAGTTCCGCGCCGACCTCTATTACCGGCTGAACGTCGCCAACCTGCCCCTGCCACCCTTGCGCGACCGCCGCGAGGACATCCCCCTGCTGTTCGAGCGCTTCGCCCTTCAGGCCGCCGCCCGCCACGGCCGCCCGGTGCCGCCGCCGGATGCCGAGCGGATGCGCCGGCTGATGGCCCATGACTGGCCGGGCAATGTGCGGGAGCTGCACAATGTCGCCGACCGTTGCGTGCTCGGCATCGAGCAGGGTTTCCCCCCCTTCGCCACCGCCCATCCCGCCGCCGACCGGCCGCTGGCCGAGGCGGTGGAGGCCTTCGAACGCGCCCTGATCGCCGACACTCTGCGCCGCACCGGCCACAGCCTCGCCCGCGCCGCCGAGGAATTGCGGATCGCCAAGACGACACTGCACGACAAGATCAGGAAATACGGGCTGTCGTGA